Within Sorghum bicolor cultivar BTx623 chromosome 2, Sorghum_bicolor_NCBIv3, whole genome shotgun sequence, the genomic segment AATAAAGGATGAAGGTCTTCTATATTAGTATCAGAGAGAAGCTAACAAGGTTAACGAGTGCTTACAGATTTAGCAGACCATATCTTACTACAAGATGTGATATCCCACAAGTTCACTTCTATACCTTTCCTACAACAAATGGAACCATTATTTCtggaattttaaaaaaaaatgcttaCAGATTTTCATGTCAAATAGCAAAATGCTGAACAAAAGCAATAATATTTCAAATGCAAATTTTGAACTAAAGCAGACAAACCCTATTCCAGGTTCTTTAAACTCACCCTCCAAACATCGCATAGCTTTCACCATGATCAACTGAGCAAAATTGCACATTGGCCCCACTGCACACATCCCATGTGGCTGATGGCCCAACATCCGAGCCCGAAGCTGCATTTTCTTTCGTGATGGACCTTATAGAAGCTTTCCCCTGCTCCGTGCAGGCAAGAAACGTTCCTAAGCTGCAATGCACAATTAGGTCAATATAACTTGGCCACCAGCTAATAGCATGAACTGAGAACCTAGAATGACAACAGGTGGAACAATTGCAGAATGAAAATTTACATCGAGTCTGAAGCCTGTCTTGTGAAAAGGTGCAATGCGGCGAGGGGATCACCTTCTGCGCCACCATCATTTGGTGATGGCCCCACGGTCTTGACAGCAGCCAGAGCATCCCCGTTCAGGGGATTCAGCAACTCAACCTACACGAAATCACCTAAATTACACACTAATGGCACATTGCAAGCAGTGAGTGCCTGAATTCCAAAGAGCAACTGCTACTCACCACGCCGTTCTTCCTTGCCACAGCCAAGACCTGCATAAGAGCGGCACATAACGCAAATTAGAGGCACGCCTTCATTATCAGTGAATCTGATAAAAGCGTGAGGCACGGAAAGGGATGCTCACGGGGTCGGCGGCACGATCGGCAAGGGAGGCAGCGACGATGGCGCGGGAGGCGTCAGGATCGCCCCACGTCTCGACGACCTTGGCGGCGCCCGCCGGCTTCGTGTGGGCCTCGACGACTGCAACCGGCGGGGGAAACGGGTGGAGTCAGTGCTACGTAGCAGCGCGAAGAGAGGACGGGGGGCAGGCGGAGTAGGGGTGGGGTGGGAGGGGATACCTTTGACGAGGCCGATGATGTCAGTGGTGAGGGCACGGAGCGGCGGGCAGCCGGGGCTCTCCACCACGGTGGTCCGCGGCATCCTTACTCCGCGTCGCTTCGGCTCGCCGGCGCGGTGGAAAGGGGGAGGAGGAAAAGTTTTTTTTGGAGGGGAGCAAGGGCTAGTGTTTTTCTAGGGTTTTAAGACGTGCCTTGCCCGAGCGCCGCCGAACCGTGAAGCCGCGCGGCGCGGTGGCGGGGGCGCGTGGTCCTTTGCCAACTGCAGTACATGGATTTTgacgggccgggccgggccgtgGAAAAAGCCGGTGGCGCTAGAGTTTCAGCCTGGTGCCCTGGTCAGGTCCACATACACCCTCAACTGTGGGCTATTTGGTTCATTGCTGATCTTGAGCAAGAAAAGCCAAGTTCCTTCGTGCATACTGCAGAGGAGCCAGCTCTGGTGCTAAGGGGGATATCAGATCCGGAGGTCATGGAGTCTATTGCTTATAGAGAAGGTATGTCACTCGTTTTGGATATATAAGTGGCAAACGTTAGATTGGCGAGCAACAATCAGAACGTcgtgaagaatattcttcaagGTAGTCAAGGAGTCTATGGCCAAATTGTTCAAGAAATTAACGCGAGAAGGTTAGCCTTCGCTAGCGTTGAGTTTGTGCATGAGAAGAGGGACTCCAATGTCGATGCTCATAATACTGCTCGTAGTGCTATCTACGATGACTTAGGTTGCCATTTTTGTGGTTGTTGAGTCCACCTTATGGTGTTTGTAATTCCTATACATCTCTTTGATGAATAAAGATGTGTATGccttgctcaaaaaaaaaaaatacactctcaactaaaaaaacaaaataaaaaggtcCACATACACATGCACCCACGATATTGCATCATAACGTGCATGCACTTTTGAACACTTAACTTGGGCTATGAGCATCTCGAGCAGTCGTACAAAACATATTTTGGAGTTTTAAAGGTCTTCTCTCCACCAGAATGAGAAAAAATGGTGGATTGAGGGAGGAGAGGTCTCCCCTTTATTTGAGAGGGTGAGAGGCTAGGATTTGAGGGCCTGAGAAAAGTTTTTCTCATTGGGGTTAGGTTTGGAAAACTGATGAGTTACAATATCTCtatctaaaataatattttttttctcgttGGGGGTTAGGAAAGGAGGATTGTTAGAGATACTCTAAGGGCGGAACCAACGCAGGCAGCACCAAAAGTTGGCCTCAACATAAAGTTACAATCCACGTGGGAGCAGATAAATTGAGGGGCAATAACAACACAAAGTAAGCATCTCTATTTGTTTCGCTGAAATTTAACTTGTATTGATActatttgctgatttattgtaggccttgtttagttctaaaaaattttgcaaaataggaatagtagcattttcatttgtatttggcaaatattgttcaattatgaactaactagactcaaaagattcgtctcgtcaatttcgatcaatctgtgcaattagtttttattttcgtctatatttaatactccatgcatgtgtctaaagatttgatgccacggagaatctgaaaaattttgcaaaattttttaggaactaaacaaggcctaagagaaaAACACAGTACAATGGCTTATGTCAGTCTCACAACTCTAATCTCTCAGTCCCTCGTGCTTTGCTTTTCGGAGGAACTCACGTCATGTTTGAGCAATTTCTTGCCACAACGCACTCTCTTGCTGCTGCTTCTATTATTGGTCAGATGAAGCAACTGGTGCTTCTACACCTAACATCCTGCGAAACCACCACTTGAGATGATACACTATCATGGCAACCGTTACTTGAATTGTCGTGAGGATTTGGGTTCGAGGTTTAGGATTGGGGAGAATGCTCATCTCATAGTCTATGGTACTGCAACAAAAATCACACAGCCGACCAGAGTCGTCGTCGCCTGTGTGAGAACCATGCCATTGAGAATTGAGTGAGAATGGTGCGGATGTGGAAATATGGCACCACACGGCAGTGGCATGGCCGCATGGGTACTACTAGGAGCTTTTCGGATGATGGACCTGAGGCAGCCAAATCTATCTGTTATtcagcaatatttttctctcacaataaattaacaAACAATCTATCATGTTTTAGAAGTGACCTGTAAAGAAGAGCCATGAATTGGACCGTGTGGAAATCGGTGGACTGGCCTATAAAAAGTAGAAGCCCTCAATGGAGTCCGCACTCCAGAAACTTCTAGAATTTATTTATGTTTTGGATCTTCAAAACTGGACTGTAATCACAAAAGAGGAGTATTAAAAACATGTTTAGTCAAACCTTAAAACCTATGGCATCCatatttttaaaatgatttagttGAAAACATATAAGTTATGTGTGTAAAATTGTATTGGAAAAATACTTacaaaattatataattaggacTTTAAGAATATAATTCAGAAGTAATTAGTGGTCAAAGATATGCATCAAAGACTGTGTGAAGACCCATTCAACAAGTATTTTTTACTGGAGTCCAcagataaaattataaaaagtaTGAACTCGTCTGCACCAGAATATAAAAAACACGAATTGAAATTACTATGGTGGAACCATGCTTTATTTGGAGCCTTAAACAAACAACAATATGTTACAAGCcttgaccccccccccccccccccccaattgTGGGGTTGTCCCCTAAACCAAAGAAGGATAAATACAATGTCCGACAGCAGCAACCACAAGACTTAAAGATCATTTAACATGGTATACATTTAGGACGCCATTTAACCTGACGACGTGACGTGCTAGCAAAGGAACTTAACGACGATAACTGAAATGTCGTCCTTGCTCTTCCGGTTCACGGCCTGCTCCGTCAGGTGCTTGGCAGCTGCCTGCGCGTCCTTGCAATCCTTGATCGCGTCAACTGCCTCCTGGTTGGACATCACCTGCACATGCCCCATTCTCACATTATAATCATCATTGAAAACGGTAAACAAAAACTTCACGGCTTGATCTAGAGTCTAGTGTTGATAACAAAAGACCCAGTTAAATTGCATGCAAACTTGCAAATTCATGTGCATACatgcatacaacattgaatgaaGAGATAAGCTTAGATATAGACTAGACCATGCTGTGAATTGGGTAACACCATAAATCCTTCTGGAATAGTTTGTAAGAGTTTCATATGCATTACCTTCCATAAGCCATCACTTGCTAGAATTAAAAAATCTGTATATTCATCTATAGTTTCCTCAATCACATATGGGTCAGAGCTGAGGTGCTTCTTCAAGCTCCGGTCTCCAAATGCCCTTGCAACTGCCAGCTGCCCGTCAACGCGTGGCACATCACCTGCAAGTGAAATAAGTTTCAGATTAAATTTCAATATATCAAGATAATATACACATGACTGTAATATGAAACAAGCTTTTATTAGTGGGTCGGCACAAGTGACAACCACAAGCAGGTAGGAACAAGTTTTGAGATGATATGAAAACATCTGATTTGGAACCTCAAGTCATGAtgaaaaagttgttccaaacatACAGTTCATTGCTAAACAATGGCGAGAGATGTTCATTTACCCGGTAGGTTTGATACAAAGCCACCCTTTTGCTCAATCGTTTGTCGCTCCATGTTTGGTTCATGGTCAACTGAAAGCTGCTTCGCCACACCATTCTTGCTAATAACTGCTCGTGAATCCCCAACATTTGCAACTACTAGTTTCACAGACTTGTCACTGCCTATTAAGATG encodes:
- the LOC8080725 gene encoding probable protein phosphatase 2C 62, with protein sequence MAGKEILHKVKDKVKDAFSSSGPETGKGKTKLSGKRVKHGYHLVKGKSNHPMEDYLVAEYRQVGEHDLGLFAIFDGHLGHTVPDFLRSHLFNNILSEPEFLSDPETAIRNAYQLTDQKILENAAELGRGGSTAVTAILIGSDKSVKLVVANVGDSRAVISKNGVAKQLSVDHEPNMERQTIEQKGGFVSNLPGDVPRVDGQLAVARAFGDRSLKKHLSSDPYVIEETIDEYTDFLILASDGLWKVMSNQEAVDAIKDCKDAQAAAKHLTEQAVNRKSKDDISVIVVKFLC